Genomic segment of Cryptosporangium aurantiacum:
GGGGTCGCGGAGGCCGTCCGGATGGTCGACGCGAATGCCGTCCAGGTCGCCCTCGGCGTACCAGCGGAGGATCTCGCCGTGGGTGGCGTTGAAGACCGTCGGGTCCTCGACCCGGAGCCCGGCCAGGTCGGTGATCGCGAAGAACCGCCGGTACGTGATCTCGGCGTCGCCGCGGCGCCAGTCGACCAGCCGGTAGTGCTGCCGGTCGTGCACCTCCTCGGGCGTTCCGTCCTCCGTGCCCGGCGCGAGCGGGTACCGGTGCTCGTAGTAGTGCAGTTCTCCGTCGGAGACCGTGAGCGCGGAGACGTCGTCGTCCGATCCCAGAACCGGGATCAGCAGCGGGCCGCGGTCCCAGTCGATGTCGAACCAGCGGGCGTAGTCCGACTCGCGCCCCCGCTTCAGCACGTCCCACCAGGCCGGGTTGGCCTCCGGAACGGCGACCCCGGCGTGGTTCGGGACGATGTCGACGACCAGGCCGAGGCCGTGGGCGCGCAGCGCGCTCACCAGCTCGGACAGCGCGGACGCCCCGCCCAGTGCGGTGTTCACGCGCGAGTGGTCGACCACGTCGTACCCGTGCGCGGATCCGGGCGCGGACTGCAGCAGCGGCGCCGAGTACAGCTGGGTCGCGCCGAGGTCGGCCAGGTAGTCGGCGAGCCCGGCGGCCGCACCCAGGTCGAACGCCGGCTGCACCTGCACCCGGTAGGTGCCTCGCACGGCCCCCATCAGACGTCCCGCTGCAGGACGAGGAGCGACCGGGCCTCGACCGGGATCTGACCGCCGGCCTCCGCTATCCGTCCGGCACGCTCGCCGGGTGCTGCGGTGTCGATCGCGACCTTCCACTTCGCGGCGAACTCGCTCGGCGGCATCGTGAAGTCGATCGACTCGTAGTGCGCGTTGAAGCACAGGACGAACGAGTCGTCGAGGATCTGGTCACCCTGCGGCCCCAGCTCGCGGATGCCCTGCCCGTTGAGGAACAGCATGATCGCGCGGCCGAAGTCGCTCTCCCAGTCGTCCTCGGTCATCTCCCGCCCGTCCGGCGTGAACCACTCGATGTCGTTGAGCGGCTTGCCCGCACCGCGGCGGACCGGGCGGCCGTCGAAGAACCGGCGGCGCCGGAACACCGGGTGCTCGGCCCGGAACTCGGCCAGCTTGCGAACGAAGTCGACCAGCTGCTCGTCGGCGTTGCGCCAGTCGACCCACGACAGGTCGCTGTCCTGGCAGTAGGCGTTGTTGTTGCCCCGCTGGGTGCGGCCCAGCTCGTCGCCGTGACCGATCATCGGGACGCCCTGGGACAGCAACATCGTCGCCAGGAAGTTCCGGCGCTGCCGGGCCCGGAGTTCGAGGACTTCCTGGTCGTCGGTGGGGCCTTCGACCCCGCAGTTCCAGGACCGGTTGTGGCTCTCGCCGTCCTTGTTGTCCTCGCCGTTCTCGTCGTTGTGCTTCTCGTTGTACGAGACGAGGTCGTTGAGCGTGAACCCGTCGTGGCAGGTCACGAAGTTGATGCTGGCCACCGGACGACGTCCGTCGTGCTGGTAGAGGTCGGCGGAGCCGGAGATGCGGGACGCGAACTCGCCGATCGTGCCGGGCTCGCCGCGCCAGAAGTCCCGCACGGTGTCGCGGTACCGGCCGTTCCACTCGGTCCACAGCGGCGGGAAGTTCCCGACCTGGTAGCCACCGGGACCGACGTCCCACGGCTCGGCGATCAGCTTGACCTGGCTGACGATCGGGTCCTGCTGGATGACTTCGAAGAACGTCGAGAGGCGGTCGACGTCGTAGAACTCCCGGGCCAGCGTCGCGGCGAGGTCGAACCGGAAGCCGTCGACGTGCATCTCGGTGACCCAGTACCGCAGCGAGTCCATGATCAGTTGCAGTGAATGCGGCTGCCGGACGTTGAGGCTGTTCCCGGTGCCGGTGTAGTCCATGTAGTACTCCGGCTGGTCGTCGACCAGCCGGTAGTACGTGCGGTTGTCGATGCCGCGGAAGCTGAGCGTCGGGCCCAGGTGGTTGCCCTCGGCCGTGTGGTTGTAGACGACGTCGAGGATCACTTCGATGTCGGCGGCGTGCAGCGCTTTGACCATCGCCCGGAACTCCTGGACCTGCTGCCCGCGGGTGCCGGTGCTGCTGTAGCCGGAGTACGGCGCCAGGAAGCCGATCGTGTTGTAGCCCCAGTAGTTCCGCAGGCCCTTCTCGACCA
This window contains:
- the glgX gene encoding glycogen debranching protein GlgX → MQVWAGTSYPLGATYDGVGTNFALFSEAATKVEVCLFDDSGVEERHALPEVDGFVWHGYLAGVQPGQRYGFRVHGPHDPQSGVRCNPNKLLLDPYAKAIDGDVDWDDSLFGYKFDAPHERSDTDSARHLPKCVVANPYFDWAEDRSPRHQYHDTVIYETHVRGLTMNHPGVPKALRGTYAGIGHPAVVEHLSKLGVTALELMPVHHFVHDHYLVEKGLRNYWGYNTIGFLAPYSGYSSTGTRGQQVQEFRAMVKALHAADIEVILDVVYNHTAEGNHLGPTLSFRGIDNRTYYRLVDDQPEYYMDYTGTGNSLNVRQPHSLQLIMDSLRYWVTEMHVDGFRFDLAATLAREFYDVDRLSTFFEVIQQDPIVSQVKLIAEPWDVGPGGYQVGNFPPLWTEWNGRYRDTVRDFWRGEPGTIGEFASRISGSADLYQHDGRRPVASINFVTCHDGFTLNDLVSYNEKHNDENGEDNKDGESHNRSWNCGVEGPTDDQEVLELRARQRRNFLATMLLSQGVPMIGHGDELGRTQRGNNNAYCQDSDLSWVDWRNADEQLVDFVRKLAEFRAEHPVFRRRRFFDGRPVRRGAGKPLNDIEWFTPDGREMTEDDWESDFGRAIMLFLNGQGIRELGPQGDQILDDSFVLCFNAHYESIDFTMPPSEFAAKWKVAIDTAAPGERAGRIAEAGGQIPVEARSLLVLQRDV